A DNA window from Amycolatopsis sp. DSM 110486 contains the following coding sequences:
- a CDS encoding helix-turn-helix domain-containing protein encodes MNTRTATNDTPNDPLLTPAQVAKICGVSHTTVQNWINKGQLAFVPMPSGRKKVRRSDLPKAQYADGRTTD; translated from the coding sequence ATGAACACGCGAACCGCCACCAACGACACCCCCAACGACCCCCTGCTGACACCCGCACAGGTCGCCAAGATCTGCGGCGTCAGCCACACCACCGTGCAGAACTGGATCAACAAAGGCCAGCTGGCGTTCGTCCCCATGCCCAGCGGACGCAAGAAAGTCCGCCGCAGCGACCTCCCCAAGGCCCAGTACGCCGACGGCCGCACCACCGACTGA